In the Halococcus hamelinensis 100A6 genome, AACTACTCGGCTCGTTCACGAGCAAGGCTCGCCAGTGCGGAATGCGGTCCCTCCGGTCCCCGTTCGTCCACCACATCGATACGGAGCCGTTTTCGCTCAGGTCGTTCGCCGAGGGGGCCGAGCGGGACGGTGAACTCGTCCCGACGGAGAGCCATCCGAACCGACCGACACTCGACGTCTTTCTCGACCACGCTGGGGATACCATTGAGCGCAGATGCATCGAGCGCTGTCACGTCCGGGCACGCGCGACCGACGTCACCGAACAGCAAGAAGGTATTCTGGTGCGAACGGATGATGGTGATCTCACGACCCGGAACGTGGTACTCGCCATCGGCCTCAGTGGTGGGCGGACCTACCCACACTGGACGGAGTCGCTTCCGGACGAGGTTCCGGTCGTCCACATCTGGGACGACGAGTTCGATCCGGCTGTAACGACGTTCGACGGGAAGACGTTCGTCGTTGGGGGCGGGATCACCGCTGCGCAAGTCTGTTGTCGACTGTCCGGGACCGCTGATGTCACACTCTTGTCTCGTCACTCGCTGGAGAGCGCGCTTACTGAGGCGGACCCGCGCTGGATGAACTGGAACCACATCGAAAAGGAGATACACTCGCTTCCACCGGGGTCACAGGCCCGCTACGACCGGATTCGGGACGCTCGCAACGATGCGACGATTCCACCGTACCTCAAAGAACGGCTGGCCACAGCCCGTGACCGAGGCGATCTAAACGTTCGTATCGGCGAAATAGCGTGTGCCCACGCGTCCGATGACGGCCTCCTCTTTCGGTTCGGCGATGGCACAGCAACGACCGTGGGACAGGTCATACTCGCCACCGGGTTCGATCCGGTGCCGGAGCATCCGCTGGTGAGTACTATCGCCCGGTCACTCTCGCTCGAACGCGGCACGAACGGGTTCCCCGTGCTCGACGACCGAACGCTCGCGTGGCGACGGACCGACGGCACGAATTCGAGCGTGTACGTCTCGGGTGCGCTCGCCGAGCCGACCGTCGGCCCGTTCGCCCGGAACATCATCGGCGCACGTCGAGCCGCCGAACGACTTCTCGCGTGATATTCCGTGTAGCCAAGCCACAGAAACGTGGGCAGCGACGGTCCGAACCGGTCAGAACCGGGAGACTTCTTCGACCGTTTTACGGAGGCTCGGCGGAACGGTGACATCGTCGATCAGCCGTTCGAGCTCGGTGAAGGACCGGCACTGCCCGAGGTTTTTCACCGCCCGACGCCGATAGGTTCCGTTGAGACCATCCGTTACCACGATGGTGTGGAGTTGGCTGGTCGCGTCCGCGTCGGCGAGTTCGTCGATCGCGGCTATTCGGGTCTCGTGTGGCGTGTTCCTATTGACTACCGTTCGAAAGAGCGAGCGTGGCGACGACATGGTCAATCGGCGAGGCCGACCTCCTCGGCACCGTTGTCAGCCGATTGGTCCTCCTGTTCGGTGGCCTCTGCGGCGTCCTCGTTGACTTCGAACGTGGGGAAGCGGTCCTCGAAGGCGTCCCAGTCCGCGTTCATCTCCTCGTCGGTCAAGGTGGCCGCGTCGAGGTCCCCGCGAAGCGTATCGTGGTCCATGTCGGTACCGATGAGAACGAGTCGGGTGCCTCTGTCACCCCACTGCTCGTCCCAGGCTTCCGCCAATTGTGGATCCGCCTCGAAGTAGACTTCGCGTTCTTCCTTCGGAAGCGCCGCGATCCACTCGCCGGCGGGGGCGATCCGGATGGATTGACCGGCGACGTCCACCCCCAACGCTATCTCCTCACGCCCCGCTAGCCAGAAGTGGCCCTTCGACCGGACGACACTCGTTGGAAATTCGTCCAACAGCTCCGCGAACCGCGTCGGATGGAACGGCCGTCGGGAGTCGAAGACGAACGAGGTGACACCGTGTTCCTCCTCGGCGGACGCGTGGGGTTCCTTGAGTTCCCGTATCCAGCCGGCGGACTGGCTCGCTTCCTTGAAGTCGAACCGGCCGGTATCCAAGATCTCGTCCGGATCGACCGCACCGTGCTCCGTTCGGATGACCTTCGCGCGCGGCTGGAGCACCTCGATCATCCCTTCGATCTCGTTGAGCGTCTCCTCGTCCACGAGGTCGCACTTGTTCAAGAGGAGGACGTCACAGAACTCGATCTGTTCGACGAGGAGGCTCCCGAGCTCCTTTTCGGTGTCACCATCCATCAGCGACTCCGTCGAGTCGAACGTCGTCCAGAACTGGTGGGCGTCGACGACGGTGACGGTCGTGTCGAGCTCGTAGTAGTCCATCACCTCGATACCGGTCTCCTCGTAGAACTCCGTGGGGTCGAGGTCCGACTGGTCGAACCCCATCGTGAGCGTCTGTGCGACCGGCAGCGGCTCGGCGACGCCCGTCGATTCGATGACCAGGTAGTCGAACTCGCGTGCCTGGGCGAGTTTCGCGAGCGCGTCGAGGAGGTCGCCGCGGAGCTCACAACAGATACAGCCGTTCGAGAGCTCGATCAGGTCCTCGTCCTCTTCCGAAATGTCCGAGTGTTCGGCGACCCGCTCGGCGTCGACGTTCACCTCGCCCATGTCGTTGACGAGCACCGCGACATCGAGATCGGTTCGCGTGTTTAGGAGGTTGTTCAGCACGGTCGTTTTTCCCGCGCCGAGGTTGCCGCTCAGCACGGTGACGGGAATCGTCTCTCTGCTCATTGCTTATTAAGATTGAGGCGTGAATTATTTATATTTGGCTATCTAGTCCACTATATTGTTAACAGTGAGACCAGACGAAGTCCGCAAGTACGAGTCGCTCGACGTGG is a window encoding:
- a CDS encoding FAD/NAD(P)-binding protein translates to MYEYVIIGGGIHGTYVANCLLNETGYSHADIRIVDPREELLGSFTSKARQCGMRSLRSPFVHHIDTEPFSLRSFAEGAERDGELVPTESHPNRPTLDVFLDHAGDTIERRCIERCHVRARATDVTEQQEGILVRTDDGDLTTRNVVLAIGLSGGRTYPHWTESLPDEVPVVHIWDDEFDPAVTTFDGKTFVVGGGITAAQVCCRLSGTADVTLLSRHSLESALTEADPRWMNWNHIEKEIHSLPPGSQARYDRIRDARNDATIPPYLKERLATARDRGDLNVRIGEIACAHASDDGLLFRFGDGTATTVGQVILATGFDPVPEHPLVSTIARSLSLERGTNGFPVLDDRTLAWRRTDGTNSSVYVSGALAEPTVGPFARNIIGARRAAERLLA
- a CDS encoding GTP-binding protein, translated to MSRETIPVTVLSGNLGAGKTTVLNNLLNTRTDLDVAVLVNDMGEVNVDAERVAEHSDISEEDEDLIELSNGCICCELRGDLLDALAKLAQAREFDYLVIESTGVAEPLPVAQTLTMGFDQSDLDPTEFYEETGIEVMDYYELDTTVTVVDAHQFWTTFDSTESLMDGDTEKELGSLLVEQIEFCDVLLLNKCDLVDEETLNEIEGMIEVLQPRAKVIRTEHGAVDPDEILDTGRFDFKEASQSAGWIRELKEPHASAEEEHGVTSFVFDSRRPFHPTRFAELLDEFPTSVVRSKGHFWLAGREEIALGVDVAGQSIRIAPAGEWIAALPKEEREVYFEADPQLAEAWDEQWGDRGTRLVLIGTDMDHDTLRGDLDAATLTDEEMNADWDAFEDRFPTFEVNEDAAEATEQEDQSADNGAEEVGLAD